A single window of Pseudomonas lutea DNA harbors:
- a CDS encoding GMC family oxidoreductase has translation MAKKLPSTDVVVVGLGWAGSIIANELADEGLNIIGFERGPWRDTAVDFNLASATDELRFARRQDLMVRTRQNTTTIRNNVNETALPMRSWGSFHPGNGTGGAGNHWAGITFRFQPHEFRLHSHLTERYGKELSPELTLQDWGTDWDEMEPFYAKFDRLAGISGKAGNIKGVIQEGGNTFEGPRSEEYPNPPTAQTYAPTLFAEAAKNLGYKPFPVPSALLSRPYVNSLGVAMGECTFCGFCTNYGCANYSKASAITTVLPVLVRKPNFTAMTNCEVLRVTMDSSGKRATGIVYMDSNGEEWEQPAELVVISAFIFENVRLMLLSGVGQPYDPVTNTGTTGRNYAYQTANSVRMFFDDKNFNPFIGGGAIGMGIDEFNNDNFDHSGLGFVGGGSTRVTPIGAAPIDSRPLPPGTPAWGSEWKKATVKNYASTMSIGCEASSYATRTNYLSLDPTYKDPLGRPLLRITFDFPENDRKMAAYVTGKVGEIAKSMNPRQMVPNSQQGHWNSAPYQSSHIVGGFIMGADPKNSSVNKYLQVWGVPNLFVVGSSAFPQNPGYNPTGTVAALAFKAADAIRTRYLKRPGEMISV, from the coding sequence ATGGCCAAAAAACTACCTTCCACGGACGTCGTGGTTGTCGGGCTCGGCTGGGCCGGGTCCATCATTGCCAATGAACTGGCCGACGAAGGCCTGAACATCATCGGCTTCGAACGCGGCCCATGGCGCGACACCGCCGTTGATTTCAACCTGGCCTCGGCGACGGACGAACTGCGCTTCGCGCGCCGTCAGGACCTGATGGTCAGGACCCGGCAAAACACCACCACCATTCGCAACAACGTCAACGAGACCGCACTGCCCATGCGCAGTTGGGGCTCGTTTCACCCCGGCAACGGCACAGGCGGTGCGGGCAATCACTGGGCCGGCATCACCTTTCGGTTCCAGCCACACGAGTTCCGGCTGCACAGCCACCTGACCGAGCGTTATGGCAAGGAGCTGTCGCCCGAACTGACCCTGCAGGACTGGGGCACCGACTGGGACGAGATGGAGCCTTTCTACGCCAAGTTCGACCGCCTGGCGGGCATCTCCGGTAAAGCCGGCAACATCAAGGGCGTGATCCAGGAAGGCGGCAACACCTTCGAGGGCCCGCGCTCCGAGGAATACCCGAACCCGCCGACCGCGCAGACCTACGCGCCGACGCTGTTCGCCGAAGCCGCAAAGAACCTGGGCTACAAGCCGTTCCCGGTGCCTTCTGCGCTGCTGTCACGCCCTTACGTCAACTCGCTGGGCGTAGCGATGGGCGAATGCACGTTCTGTGGTTTCTGCACCAACTACGGTTGCGCCAACTACTCCAAGGCCAGCGCCATCACCACCGTGCTGCCGGTGCTGGTGCGCAAGCCGAACTTTACCGCCATGACCAATTGCGAAGTCCTGCGTGTGACCATGGACAGCAGTGGCAAGCGCGCCACCGGCATCGTCTACATGGATTCGAACGGCGAGGAATGGGAACAGCCGGCAGAGCTGGTGGTGATCAGCGCCTTCATCTTTGAAAACGTGCGCCTGATGCTGCTGTCCGGCGTCGGCCAGCCGTACGACCCGGTGACTAACACGGGCACCACGGGCCGCAACTATGCGTACCAGACCGCCAACAGCGTGCGCATGTTCTTCGATGACAAGAACTTCAACCCGTTTATCGGTGGCGGTGCCATCGGCATGGGCATCGACGAGTTCAACAACGACAACTTCGACCACTCCGGTCTGGGTTTCGTCGGCGGCGGCAGCACCCGGGTAACCCCGATCGGCGCTGCGCCCATCGACTCGCGCCCTCTCCCGCCCGGCACCCCAGCGTGGGGGTCGGAATGGAAAAAAGCCACGGTCAAAAACTACGCCAGCACCATGTCCATCGGCTGTGAAGCGAGCAGTTACGCGACGCGCACCAACTACCTGTCGCTCGACCCGACCTACAAGGATCCGCTGGGCCGTCCGCTGCTGCGTATCACCTTCGACTTCCCGGAGAACGACCGCAAGATGGCGGCGTACGTCACCGGCAAGGTCGGCGAGATTGCCAAGAGCATGAACCCGCGGCAGATGGTGCCCAATTCCCAGCAAGGGCACTGGAACAGCGCGCCGTATCAGTCTTCGCACATCGTTGGCGGCTTCATCATGGGCGCTGACCCGAAGAACAGTTCGGTGAACAAATACCTGCAGGTGTGGGGTGTGCCCAATCTGTTCGTGGTCGGCTCATCCGCCTTCCCGCAGAACCCGGGCTACAACCCGACCGGTACGGTGGCGGCATTGGCATTCAAAGCAGCGGACGCCATTCGTACGCGCTACCTTAAGCGTCCAGGGGAGATGATCAGCGTATGA
- a CDS encoding c-type cytochrome, with amino-acid sequence MKTLLTACAGVIGLSVSLAHGATGADSYNIVEKGRYLTTLGDCTACHTIPGKPLFSGGVILDTPFGKLAGANITPDPATGIGRWSFEDFQNAMSKGHGLDGKRLYGAMPFTAYTKVRREDNLAIFAYLKTVDRVDNKVETNQLPFPFNVRTSLIAWNLINFKEGEFKADPNKSEQWNRGAYLVEGLGHCGTCHTPKNLIGGDKNDQFLSGANLQNWVAPNITSNGHDGIGEWSEADIVSYLKTGANRFDIASGPMAEEVEHSSQHWKDEDLLAVAVYLKDGAKPVEAAKPLAETDAAMVAGKAIYGDRCSACHTPNGEGATNLFPKLAMAPLVNSNDPSSLIRVVLAGSRAGATDAAPTAPAMPAFGWNLSDENVADVLTYVRNTWGNAAPAVSASDVKDVREGLRPK; translated from the coding sequence ATGAAGACTCTTCTGACCGCTTGCGCAGGCGTTATCGGCCTGTCTGTGTCTTTGGCTCATGGGGCAACCGGCGCCGATTCCTACAACATCGTCGAGAAGGGTCGCTACCTGACCACCCTCGGCGACTGTACGGCGTGCCACACCATCCCTGGCAAACCGCTGTTTTCCGGGGGGGTCATCCTCGACACGCCGTTCGGCAAACTGGCGGGCGCAAACATCACCCCCGACCCGGCCACCGGTATCGGTCGCTGGAGCTTCGAGGACTTCCAGAACGCCATGTCCAAAGGCCATGGCCTGGACGGCAAGCGTCTGTACGGCGCCATGCCCTTCACCGCTTACACCAAGGTGCGGCGTGAGGACAATCTGGCGATCTTTGCGTACCTCAAAACCGTCGACCGGGTGGACAACAAGGTCGAGACCAATCAGCTGCCGTTCCCGTTCAACGTGCGCACCAGCCTCATCGCATGGAACCTGATCAACTTCAAGGAGGGCGAATTCAAGGCCGATCCGAACAAGTCCGAGCAGTGGAACCGCGGCGCTTACCTGGTCGAAGGCCTGGGCCACTGCGGCACGTGCCACACGCCGAAGAACCTCATCGGTGGGGACAAGAACGATCAGTTCCTCAGCGGTGCGAACCTGCAGAACTGGGTGGCGCCGAACATCACCTCCAACGGCCATGACGGCATCGGCGAGTGGAGCGAAGCCGACATCGTCAGCTATCTGAAAACCGGCGCAAACCGTTTTGACATTGCGTCCGGGCCGATGGCCGAGGAAGTGGAGCACTCTTCGCAGCACTGGAAGGACGAGGACCTGCTCGCCGTTGCGGTGTACCTGAAGGACGGCGCCAAGCCGGTCGAGGCCGCCAAACCGCTGGCGGAGACTGACGCGGCCATGGTCGCGGGCAAGGCCATCTATGGCGACCGCTGCTCGGCCTGCCATACCCCGAACGGCGAAGGTGCGACCAACCTGTTCCCGAAACTGGCGATGGCGCCGCTGGTAAACAGCAACGATCCTTCATCGCTGATTCGCGTAGTGCTGGCCGGAAGCCGTGCCGGTGCCACCGACGCTGCGCCGACGGCTCCGGCCATGCCGGCGTTTGGCTGGAACCTGTCGGACGAGAATGTCGCGGACGTGCTGACGTATGTGCGCAACACCTGGGGCAATGCCGCCCCGGCGGTCTCGGCGTCGGACGTCAAGGATGTGCGTGAGGGCTTGCGGCCAAAGTAG
- a CDS encoding SMP-30/gluconolactonase/LRE family protein, whose translation MDSSLSALPESLDRNQGNTRRSFLKKSLAVSATLATVGSAALPRLADAAEPLSQRYPDPLIHILDDSFLELRVFNASVEKLATGMRWAEGPVWVGDGRYLLVSDIPNNRIMRWDEITDTFSVYREHSNFSNGLCRDRQGRLIACEGSTTTSEGRRITRTEYNGTITVLADSFDGKPFNSPNDIVCKSDGSIWFTDPPFQTSNNYEGHKITPSQPHAVYRIDGDSKKVTRVIDDLAGPNGLCFSPDEKTLYVVEGRAKPNRLVWAIAVKEDGTLGERRKHIEGLDYAAIDGMKCDESGNLWCGWGGNGDPKADLEKLDGVRVFNPQGKAIGHISLPERCPNLCFGGREGNRLFMASSHSIYSLFVNTRGTSFAL comes from the coding sequence ATGGACTCATCCCTGTCCGCCTTGCCCGAAAGCCTTGATCGTAACCAGGGTAATACCCGCCGCAGCTTCCTGAAAAAATCCCTCGCCGTTTCCGCCACGCTCGCCACCGTTGGCAGCGCCGCACTCCCCCGCCTCGCCGACGCCGCCGAACCTCTCAGCCAGCGCTACCCCGACCCGCTGATTCATATACTCGATGACAGCTTCCTGGAGTTGCGCGTGTTCAACGCCAGCGTGGAGAAACTCGCCACCGGCATGCGTTGGGCCGAAGGGCCGGTCTGGGTGGGCGATGGTCGCTATCTGCTGGTCAGCGACATCCCCAACAACCGCATCATGCGCTGGGACGAGATTACCGACACGTTCTCCGTGTACCGCGAGCATTCCAACTTCTCCAACGGCCTGTGCCGAGACCGACAGGGCCGTTTGATCGCCTGCGAAGGCTCGACCACCACCAGCGAAGGCCGGCGCATCACCCGCACCGAATACAACGGCACCATCACCGTGCTGGCCGACAGTTTCGACGGCAAACCCTTCAACTCGCCCAACGACATTGTCTGCAAAAGCGACGGCTCGATCTGGTTCACCGACCCGCCCTTCCAGACCAGCAACAACTACGAAGGCCACAAAATCACCCCATCCCAGCCCCACGCGGTTTACCGCATTGACGGCGACAGCAAGAAGGTCACGCGGGTCATTGACGACCTCGCCGGGCCCAACGGCCTGTGTTTTTCACCGGATGAGAAGACCCTGTACGTCGTCGAAGGCCGCGCCAAGCCCAACCGTCTGGTCTGGGCCATCGCGGTCAAGGAGGACGGCACCCTCGGCGAACGACGCAAGCACATCGAGGGCCTGGATTACGCCGCCATCGACGGCATGAAATGCGACGAATCCGGCAACCTCTGGTGTGGCTGGGGTGGCAACGGCGATCCGAAAGCCGACCTGGAAAAACTCGACGGCGTGCGCGTGTTCAACCCGCAAGGCAAAGCCATCGGCCATATCTCATTGCCCGAGCGCTGCCCTAATTTGTGCTTTGGTGGACGTGAAGGCAACCGGCTGTTCATGGCAAGCAGCCATTCGATTTACTCGCTGTTTGTGAATACGCGTGGGACATCGTTTGCGTTGTAG
- a CDS encoding RHS repeat-associated core domain-containing protein has product MATPAPQPATGETRPPQVAIVPLDQIQLEDVGLGAANVDAWLQEISGGVVTLDRIKTAAGALPVVGNIMALVDALNDIVRLSSSEQRDPLDWVSLGINLIGVLPFPPTMAAARMTLRPMLFLVRQEMRQAGKLVSGDGLVEVLIGHLNADIVGTLDDFVTQAQARLGGILDDAGKLGEEMLCQIAQGLETLVNGDLDAQANLLEAEQLVQAAGDQWAYDPAAAIGNIFVAAADVYIAAGKGAVNSVVDHLVPTTLKEEVLRQAASLRAMGAELRGQIAGLADPAAEHSIGALLMTLAGAVASWRSRNGHGQSVSIKPGLVSQAKRRGGEGRLGVVQHEAAAKGRPNPKKNCVCDSTIRSINFAMGSESVAHTDFSLPGPFPVEWTRTYCSSLGAYDKGAMGARWITPFTTRFDCVDDGLLFHDADGRSHEFTLPKVKLVHYNAIENLTLIRVSNDTLVLCRGFERRETYVRRGERFVLINIVLRSGAGAMLHYEHRYGEQAVFSEVATYSENDVSKVHLRLGTQIDDYGHLTGFWEIRDGEVKRQLCAYEYDDSSDLTLAQDENGSAWRYQYENHLITRYTDRTHRGMNLQWQGTGPDAKAVREWADDGSFDTRLSWDKNIRLTVVTDALGQETQHFYDSLGYTHRIRHADGRSEWFFRDDAKNIIRHVHTDGTTDRYRYDRLSNLTEHTRADHSVMNYAYDDKSQLIKISDGEGGLWRRDYDDKGNLVEAVDPLENTTEYAYNPFGLPTSIKDANGNTKALTYNDAGQIVSYTDCSGKVSAWEYDERGQMVCFTDAAGHKTGYSYASGQLVLTKHPDKTEERFSRDAEGRLLAHSDGLERCTTWRYTTAGFIAERTDAAEQTLRYRWDKLGRLIALENENQSRAHFQYDPVGRLLEERGFDGRSTRYRYDPETGRLAETVNGQRAIGLSFDPMGRLTERHATLGDQSQSETFSYDGNGQLIRATNSASCLQWFHDPAGNLVREHQHYLSLEKPLVAVWQHEYDVLNSRVATVRPDGHRVSSLTYGSGHLLGMKLDDHELLSYERDDLHREVARHQGNQLKQTQQWDPAGRLQEQLLGSSDDKTTLIKRAYTYDAAGQLTDINDSRRGALAYKYDPVSRLLSATNRLGGETFAFDPASNLLNNTTPIRRPLDPEPARNKLMDNLLREYAGTHYNYDERGNQTQRWNDGARSDLQWDLFDRLVHFRDSRLTVDFAYDPLGRRLYKHSKAHYRPRPEAGTGWNQNEHARTERELGCGFTLYGWDGDTLAWESSPARHPGETGRTVHYLFEPGTFVPVVQAIRHAAIRLISQPTYQGRYNRKEDPLWTYKPTAQPIDVLAWYQCDHLGTPQELTDQDGNTAWSAEYKAWGQAHEQRSESAQKVGLKNPIRFQGQYHDPETGLHYNRHRYYDPGVGRFISKDPIGYQGGLNLYQYVPNPTAWFDPLGLARLKGITPNNKGARTTGEDWPLPEPKVGYSGAAGGGGAHHPVVEQLYASVPEDKRTALYHSQCGEADLLSLIAKQHNVQTVPQLKKLVKGATFTTLRNDGKALPFCRSCTRVMKALGIKDGALI; this is encoded by the coding sequence TTGGCAACCCCCGCACCCCAGCCTGCTACGGGCGAAACACGTCCCCCTCAAGTCGCCATCGTTCCCCTTGATCAGATCCAGCTGGAAGACGTCGGGCTGGGCGCGGCCAACGTCGATGCCTGGCTGCAGGAGATCAGCGGCGGCGTCGTGACGCTGGACAGGATCAAGACCGCTGCAGGCGCGCTGCCTGTCGTGGGCAACATCATGGCGCTGGTGGATGCGCTAAACGACATCGTCAGGCTGTCGAGCAGCGAACAGCGCGATCCGCTGGACTGGGTGAGCCTGGGCATCAATCTGATTGGTGTGCTGCCGTTCCCACCGACCATGGCGGCGGCACGCATGACCCTGCGGCCGATGCTGTTTCTGGTGCGTCAGGAGATGCGCCAGGCCGGAAAGTTGGTGTCGGGTGACGGGCTGGTCGAAGTGCTGATCGGGCATCTGAATGCCGACATCGTCGGCACGCTGGATGACTTCGTGACCCAGGCGCAGGCCCGGCTGGGCGGCATTCTGGATGACGCAGGGAAGCTCGGCGAAGAAATGCTGTGCCAGATCGCCCAGGGTCTGGAGACGCTGGTCAACGGCGATCTCGATGCCCAGGCTAATTTGCTGGAAGCGGAGCAGTTGGTCCAGGCGGCTGGCGATCAGTGGGCTTACGACCCCGCGGCGGCGATCGGCAACATCTTCGTGGCGGCGGCCGATGTGTACATCGCTGCTGGTAAGGGGGCGGTTAATAGCGTTGTGGACCATTTGGTGCCCACTACGCTGAAAGAAGAAGTGCTCAGGCAGGCGGCATCTTTGCGGGCCATGGGTGCAGAGCTTCGGGGCCAGATTGCTGGCTTGGCGGATCCTGCGGCTGAGCACTCCATTGGCGCGTTGCTGATGACTCTGGCTGGCGCGGTGGCCAGTTGGCGCTCGCGTAACGGTCATGGGCAGTCGGTCAGTATCAAACCGGGGTTGGTCAGTCAGGCCAAGCGTCGTGGGGGTGAAGGCAGACTGGGCGTTGTCCAGCATGAAGCCGCTGCCAAAGGCCGGCCCAACCCGAAGAAAAACTGCGTGTGCGACTCGACGATTCGCAGCATTAACTTTGCGATGGGGTCGGAATCGGTCGCGCACACCGATTTCAGTCTGCCGGGGCCGTTTCCTGTTGAGTGGACCCGAACGTACTGCTCAAGTCTGGGTGCCTACGACAAGGGGGCCATGGGCGCACGCTGGATCACACCATTTACCACACGGTTTGACTGCGTGGACGATGGCTTGCTGTTCCATGACGCCGACGGGCGCAGCCATGAGTTCACCCTGCCCAAGGTCAAGCTGGTTCACTACAACGCCATCGAAAATCTCACGCTGATCCGCGTCAGCAACGACACGCTGGTGCTGTGCCGAGGGTTTGAGCGCCGGGAAACCTACGTCCGTCGGGGTGAGCGTTTTGTCCTCATCAACATCGTTTTGCGAAGCGGCGCCGGGGCAATGCTGCATTACGAGCATCGGTATGGGGAGCAGGCGGTGTTCTCCGAGGTGGCTACTTATTCCGAAAACGATGTCAGCAAAGTCCATCTGCGCCTCGGCACTCAGATTGACGATTACGGACACCTGACCGGTTTTTGGGAAATCCGCGACGGTGAGGTGAAACGGCAGCTGTGTGCGTACGAATATGATGATTCTAGCGACCTGACGCTTGCTCAGGACGAGAACGGTTCCGCGTGGCGATATCAGTACGAAAATCACCTGATCACCCGTTATACCGACCGCACCCATCGCGGCATGAACCTGCAATGGCAAGGCACGGGCCCCGACGCCAAGGCTGTGCGCGAATGGGCCGACGACGGCAGCTTCGATACGCGGCTGTCTTGGGACAAAAACATCCGCCTGACTGTCGTCACCGATGCTCTCGGCCAAGAGACCCAGCACTTCTACGACAGCCTTGGCTACACCCATCGCATTCGCCATGCCGACGGGCGCTCGGAGTGGTTCTTTCGGGACGACGCCAAGAACATCATTCGCCACGTCCATACCGACGGCACGACCGACCGCTATCGCTACGACCGCCTCAGCAATCTGACCGAACACACCCGCGCTGATCACAGCGTGATGAACTACGCCTACGACGACAAAAGTCAGCTGATCAAAATCAGCGATGGCGAGGGTGGGCTGTGGCGGCGCGACTACGACGACAAGGGCAATCTGGTCGAAGCGGTTGATCCGCTGGAGAACACCACCGAGTACGCCTACAACCCGTTCGGGCTTCCTACGTCGATCAAGGACGCCAACGGCAACACAAAAGCGTTGACCTACAACGACGCCGGACAAATCGTCAGCTACACCGACTGCTCCGGGAAGGTAAGTGCGTGGGAATACGACGAACGCGGGCAGATGGTCTGCTTCACCGACGCTGCCGGACATAAAACCGGGTATTCCTACGCATCAGGCCAGTTGGTGCTGACCAAGCACCCGGATAAGACTGAGGAGCGTTTCAGCCGAGACGCCGAAGGTCGCCTGCTTGCGCACTCCGACGGCCTCGAACGCTGCACCACCTGGCGCTACACCACCGCCGGCTTCATCGCCGAGCGCACCGACGCCGCCGAACAGACCCTGCGCTACCGCTGGGACAAACTCGGTCGTTTGATCGCGCTGGAAAACGAAAACCAAAGCCGCGCGCATTTTCAGTACGACCCCGTCGGGCGACTGCTGGAAGAACGCGGTTTCGACGGCCGCAGCACACGCTATCGCTACGACCCCGAAACCGGCCGCTTGGCCGAGACCGTCAACGGCCAGCGCGCCATCGGGTTGAGCTTCGACCCCATGGGCCGCCTCACCGAGCGTCACGCCACCCTCGGTGATCAATCGCAAAGTGAAACCTTTTCCTACGACGGCAACGGCCAACTGATCAGAGCCACCAACTCGGCCAGTTGCCTGCAATGGTTTCATGACCCGGCTGGAAATCTCGTGCGCGAGCACCAGCACTACCTGAGCCTGGAAAAGCCACTGGTTGCGGTTTGGCAGCACGAATACGACGTGCTGAACAGCCGCGTCGCTACCGTCCGCCCAGACGGCCATCGCGTGAGTTCGTTGACCTACGGCAGCGGCCATCTGCTCGGCATGAAGCTCGATGACCATGAACTGCTCAGCTACGAGCGGGACGATCTGCACCGCGAAGTCGCTCGGCATCAGGGCAACCAGCTCAAGCAAACCCAGCAATGGGACCCTGCGGGACGCCTGCAGGAACAACTGCTCGGCAGCTCAGACGATAAAACCACGCTTATCAAACGTGCTTACACCTACGACGCCGCCGGCCAGCTCACCGACATCAATGACAGTCGCCGTGGGGCCCTCGCTTATAAATACGACCCGGTCAGCCGACTGCTCAGCGCAACAAACCGATTGGGCGGGGAAACCTTCGCCTTCGACCCGGCAAGCAATCTGCTCAACAACACCACGCCCATCCGCCGACCACTCGACCCGGAACCCGCGCGCAACAAACTCATGGACAACCTGCTGCGCGAATACGCCGGCACCCATTACAACTACGACGAACGCGGCAACCAGACCCAGCGCTGGAACGACGGCGCGCGCAGCGACCTGCAATGGGACCTCTTTGATCGGTTGGTGCATTTCCGGGATTCGCGCCTCACCGTCGACTTTGCCTACGATCCGCTCGGACGTCGCCTCTACAAACACTCCAAAGCCCATTACCGACCAAGGCCCGAGGCCGGCACCGGCTGGAACCAAAACGAACATGCCCGCACAGAACGGGAACTGGGCTGCGGCTTCACGCTCTACGGCTGGGACGGCGACACCCTGGCTTGGGAAAGCAGCCCCGCCCGACACCCCGGCGAAACCGGCCGCACCGTGCACTACCTCTTCGAGCCCGGCACCTTCGTCCCGGTGGTTCAAGCGATCCGCCACGCCGCCATCCGCCTGATCAGCCAACCCACCTACCAAGGGCGCTACAACCGGAAAGAAGACCCGCTGTGGACCTACAAACCCACAGCGCAACCCATTGACGTTCTCGCCTGGTACCAATGCGATCACCTCGGCACGCCACAGGAACTCACCGACCAAGACGGCAACACCGCGTGGAGCGCCGAATACAAGGCTTGGGGCCAGGCCCACGAGCAGCGTTCCGAATCCGCCCAAAAGGTCGGCCTGAAAAACCCGATCAGATTCCAGGGCCAATACCATGACCCCGAAACCGGCCTGCACTACAACCGGCATCGGTACTATGATCCGGGGGTTGGCCGGTTTATCAGTAAAGACCCTATCGGTTATCAGGGTGGGCTTAACCTTTACCAATACGTGCCGAATCCGACAGCGTGGTTTGACCCGCTGGGACTTGCCCGTCTAAAGGGGATCACACCGAATAATAAAGGCGCTCGTACAACCGGTGAGGATTGGCCCCTCCCCGAGCCTAAGGTCGGTTACAGCGGAGCGGCGGGTGGAGGCGGTGCGCATCATCCTGTCGTGGAACAACTCTACGCTTCCGTTCCCGAAGATAAGCGCACTGCTCTCTATCACAGTCAATGTGGGGAGGCAGACCTTCTCAGCCTTATTGCGAAGCAACATAACGTTCAGACCGTACCTCAACTGAAAAAACTTGTTAAAGGTGCCACCTTCACCACACTGAGGAATGACGGAAAAGCGTTGCCTTTCTGCCGTTCTTGCACACGAGTAATGAAGGCCCTTGGTATCAAGGATGGAGCATTAATATGA
- a CDS encoding winged helix-turn-helix transcriptional regulator, translating to MNDISSPSVGSISLLERIRTGEVLARDCPSRDILNHVCSRWGVLVLVVLLGGMHRFSELRRKIGGVSEKMLSQTLQSLEQDGFVDRKALPVVPPHVEYRLTAMGEEVALQMDGLTTWIEQNLPRILEAREGRVSITE from the coding sequence ATGAACGATATTTCTTCTCCCTCCGTGGGCAGCATCTCTTTGCTGGAGCGCATCCGCACAGGTGAGGTGTTGGCTCGGGACTGTCCGTCGCGAGACATACTCAACCACGTGTGCAGCCGTTGGGGCGTGCTGGTGCTGGTGGTGTTGCTTGGCGGCATGCACCGCTTCAGCGAGCTGCGACGCAAGATCGGTGGCGTCAGTGAAAAGATGCTGTCGCAGACGCTGCAAAGTCTTGAGCAGGATGGCTTCGTGGACCGCAAGGCGTTGCCGGTGGTGCCCCCGCACGTTGAGTACCGGTTGACGGCGATGGGTGAGGAAGTGGCCTTGCAGATGGACGGCCTGACGACGTGGATCGAGCAGAACCTGCCGCGCATTCTTGAAGCGCGGGAGGGAAGGGTATCGATCACGGAGTGA
- a CDS encoding SDR family oxidoreductase, with amino-acid sequence MIVITGASGQLGRLIIARLLEKVPASQIIAAVRDPKKVADLAAKGVQVRQADYSQPATLDGAFKDAEKVLLISSSEVGQRLAQHQAVIDAAKRQGVRLLGYTSVLHASDSALGLAEEHRQTEAALGRSGVPAVVLRNGWYHENYTAGVAHALANGAHFGSAGEGRISSASRADYAAAAAAVLTSNEDQGGKVYELAGDESYTLSDFATEIACQSGKPVVYIDLPEADYKAALLQAGLPEFVAQLLADSDAAAAKGALFDDSRRLSQLIGRPTTPLASAIAEALGQ; translated from the coding sequence ATGATCGTTATCACCGGTGCATCAGGTCAGCTGGGCCGTCTGATTATCGCCCGTTTGCTGGAGAAAGTGCCTGCGTCGCAGATCATCGCCGCCGTGCGCGACCCGAAGAAGGTCGCCGACCTCGCAGCCAAGGGCGTGCAGGTCCGTCAGGCCGATTATTCGCAGCCGGCCACACTTGACGGTGCATTCAAGGATGCAGAGAAAGTCCTGCTGATTTCCTCAAGCGAAGTAGGACAGCGCCTCGCTCAGCATCAGGCGGTGATCGATGCAGCAAAACGCCAAGGGGTAAGGCTGCTCGGTTATACGAGCGTCTTGCACGCCAGTGACTCGGCGTTGGGTCTCGCCGAAGAGCACCGGCAGACCGAAGCGGCACTGGGCCGGTCCGGCGTTCCAGCGGTGGTGCTGCGCAACGGCTGGTACCACGAAAACTACACGGCCGGTGTCGCCCACGCACTGGCCAACGGCGCGCATTTCGGCAGCGCTGGCGAGGGTCGAATCAGTTCCGCATCGCGCGCTGACTACGCGGCGGCGGCTGCAGCAGTGTTGACCTCGAATGAAGATCAAGGCGGCAAGGTGTACGAGTTGGCAGGCGACGAGTCCTACACGCTGAGTGATTTTGCCACCGAGATCGCTTGTCAGTCCGGCAAACCGGTCGTCTACATCGATCTCCCGGAAGCGGACTATAAGGCCGCATTGCTGCAGGCCGGACTTCCGGAGTTCGTGGCGCAGCTGCTGGCCGATTCCGACGCGGCCGCTGCCAAGGGCGCTTTGTTTGACGACAGCCGGCGACTGAGTCAACTGATTGGTCGACCCACCACCCCTCTCGCCTCCGCCATTGCCGAAGCACTGGGCCAATAA
- a CDS encoding RcnB family protein yields MNSKSLIAGLAILGCVSVASFTAQAATAAEPTIQPSRDNMRELEVGSRSPQEFQRPAAALKDWKAKGLEEPAKMSQWVRINDKYVEVQTTNGQITKIVPIEK; encoded by the coding sequence ATGAACAGCAAATCGCTTATTGCCGGTCTGGCGATTCTGGGTTGTGTGTCCGTTGCCAGTTTTACAGCGCAAGCTGCAACCGCGGCGGAACCCACCATCCAGCCGTCGAGAGACAACATGCGTGAGCTTGAGGTTGGCAGTCGTTCGCCACAGGAGTTTCAGCGTCCAGCCGCAGCGCTTAAAGACTGGAAGGCCAAAGGTCTGGAAGAACCGGCCAAAATGAGCCAATGGGTGCGCATCAACGACAAATACGTCGAAGTGCAAACCACCAACGGCCAGATCACCAAAATCGTCCCGATCGAAAAATAG
- a CDS encoding RcnB family protein, protein MNIKTLMTCAALATCLSGTSLAAMAQTPATKSVQAEHTNQQYKVGDTTHDLYKDERVGIKDWQDKGLKAPQEGAQWVQISDKYALINMEDGKVLDIAPVKLKPLSK, encoded by the coding sequence ATGAACATAAAAACATTGATGACCTGCGCGGCCCTGGCCACCTGCCTGAGCGGCACCAGCCTGGCGGCAATGGCGCAAACGCCGGCGACCAAGAGCGTGCAAGCCGAGCACACCAATCAACAGTACAAGGTCGGCGACACCACGCACGATCTGTACAAGGATGAACGCGTTGGCATCAAGGACTGGCAGGACAAGGGTCTGAAAGCGCCGCAGGAAGGTGCTCAGTGGGTGCAGATCAGCGACAAATACGCCCTGATCAACATGGAGGACGGCAAGGTTCTCGACATCGCCCCGGTCAAACTCAAGCCGCTCAGCAAGTGA